A region of the Peredibacter starrii genome:
TTTTTGTTTCGAGCCTTGTAGCACTTAAAATGAAAATTTGGTGAGTGGTTGAAAGAATTTCAGAGGGGCGGTGCTGATGACCTTGCTCCCTGTAAGCTTGGAGCAGGTGAAACAAAAAGGGGCCCGAAGGCCCCTCTATTTAAACACCAGATTTTCCGTAGTTCGGTAAGACCCTTGCCGATGGATCATTCACATTACAGTTGTTCCATTCTTTGTTTGGCATCCAGAAGTCTTTCACGTGATGAGCAGTTCCTGCGAAATGCTTCTCATAGATCTCACGATACATGAGTGATTCTTTCGTAAAAGGAGTTCCATGAGGATACTTCTCTCTCGCCTGCGCCACTTGCTCTTCAGTGTATTTTGCTTCCGCAGCTTCTTTCAGATAATCCACCATTGAGTGTCCAACAGCATCTGAGAACGCAGCTTTCTCACGCCATAGGATTTCATCCGGAATGAAGTTCGTGCCATCGAAGGCCTTGCGAAGTAGCCATTTCCCCATACCAGTTGTGTTCATCTTAAATTCAGGGTGAATTTCCATTACGGTCTTCACGAAATCAAGATCACCAAATGGCACACGTGCCTCAAGTGAGTTCGAAGCAATCGAACGGTCAGCTCTTAGTACGTCATACATATGAAGTTCGTCCACTCGCTTCTTAGCTTCCTTCTGGAAGGCCTCAGGCGATGGAGCGAAGTCTGTATACTTATAACCAAATAGCTCATCCGAGATCTCTCCCGTAAGAACTACTTTAATTGGAGTCTTCTCACGAATGTACTTACAAACAAGATACATCCCGATCGAAGCACGAATAGTTGTGATGTCCCAAGTTTCAAGATACCAGATCAACTTATCCAGCACTCCAAGCGTGTCTTGCTTATTGAAATACACTTCGTGGTGATTAGTCTTAAGAAAATCCGCCACGATCTTGGCGTAATGAATATCAATTGGATTGTGATCCAGACCAACTGAGAAAGTTGTGATTGGCTTCTTCATCAAGTCCTGCGCGATACCACACACAAGAGATGAATCAAGACCACCAGAAAGAAGAAATCCCACTGGTACGTCGGCCACAAGACGCTTCCGAACGCCCTCAACTAACTTCTCACGAATATCTTTTAAATGCTGATCAAGATTTTTAGGAGCATAGTGAACAACAGTCGTAAGATCTCTGTATTGAACAAATTTCTCACCGTCATAATAATACCCTGGAGGAAATGATTCTACTTTCTCACAGAAAGGTGCAATCACTTTAATCTCTGAAGCGAACATGATCTTCCCTTCAGCTGAATATCCATAAAACAACGGACGAATACCAATTGGATCACGTCCAGCTACAAGCTTCTTCTTTTTATTGTCCCAAATAACCAGAGCGAACTCTGCATCCAGATGCTGACACATCTTCTCAATGCCAAGATTATTGAACATTGGAACAAGAACTTCACAATCAGAATGCGACTTAAACTTATAAATCGCCTCATAATCACGCTTCAGGGTCTCGTAGTTATAGATCTCGCCATTACAAATGGCGATGTTTCCATTATTGTCATCAACGAAGGGCTGATGACCTTTTTGTGTAGGGTCCATGATCGCCAAACGATGGAAGCACATTGAAGCTTCATTATTAGAAGCTTTGACGATTTCAGTATCGTCTGGTCCACGATGACGGAGTTGATTGAAAGTCGTTTCGAAGTCTGGAAGTTGATGAACATCACCAGAGTAAGCGAGCAATCCACACATGTTATAGTCCTGAAGCTTTCGGGAGGAATTTCCCGGGCGCTTGGGATATCTTAACACCAAAGCAAAGTCATCAGGTTAAAGGCCAAATTTGCCTACTCCCAAAATAACCATAGGAATAGTCTCATCAAAGAATGAAAGCCAAAGATACACTCCCAGAACTATTTGAAGTCGAGTATTTAGCCGAACAATATCGGGATATTCTTCACGTGGAGAAGTTAGCGGAAGTTAATGGTGCGCGCTTTCAATTTCCAGTCTATGGCTTCTCTTTAGGTAATCAAGATCCGAAAGCACCGGTCTTTGGTCTATTTGGTGGGGTGCATGGTTTGGAAAGAATCGGAACTCACGTGCTTCTTTCTTTTTTAAAGACCCTTCTCTTCCGCATGAGTTGGGAAACTGAATGGCAGGAATTTTTTAAACACTGTCGTCTTGTTACCATTCCAATCATCAATCCATTAGGCATGGCACTTACTCGTCGAGGAAACGGTAACAACGTTGATCTCATGAGAAACTCTCCTCTGAACGCTACTGGAAAACTTATTCCCCTTGTGAGTGGTCAGACTTATACCAATCTACTTCCTTGGTATCGTGGAGACCTTTCTCATCCAGAAAAAGAAACCCTCGCCGTACAAGAATTTTGTCGTAAGCATTTCTTCCAAAGCCAAAGAGTAATTACTCTCGATCTTCATTCTGGTTTCGGTCTGCGCGATCGTTTGTGGTACCCATGGTCGACATCTTCGACTCCATTTCCACTTGAGCCAGAAGTCTTAAAGCTTAAACGTCTCTTGGAACAAACCTATCCTTATCACGTATATACCGTTGAGCACCAATCCCTGAACTACAGCAATCATGGTGACCTTTGGGATTGGATCTACCAGGATTATGCGAGTCAAAACCCGAATGGAAAATTCTTGCCATTAACTTTAGAAATGGGATCATGGCTATGGGTGAAGAAAAATCCTTGGCAGTTTTTCTCATGGCAGGGTCTGTTTAATCCGGTGAAGAAACACCGTTACGCTCGCACCATGAGACGTCATAATCACCTCTTAGAACTTTTACTCAAGGCCAGCCTGCACCATGAAACTTGGTCCGTTTAAAAAGATCGTAATCCTCACCGGCGCCGGCATCTCTGCCGAATCCGGCATCAATACATTTCGTGATTCAAACGGACTTTGGGAACAACATCGCATGGAAGATGTGGCAACTCCTGAGGCCTTTAAACGTGATCCACAACTGGTGTGGCGCTTTTACTCCATGAGACGCATTCAAGCGGCTCAAGCGCATCCTAATCGCGCGCACGAGGCCTTAGTTAAATTTGCTAAAACTCCGGGACAAGAAATTCATCTCATCACACAAAACGTGGATGATCTTCATCACCGAGCTGATCCCACGGATCATTTGCCACCGCTATGTATGCATGGATCTCTTAATCAATCACGCTGCATGAATTGCGGCACGATCTATTTTGATGATCACGCTTACTTTGATCTTAAAGGTGATTACGCTCCTCAAGGAACAATTCTGTGTTCCTCTTCACAGAAGGCCTCAGTCGATTATCTTCATCACTACAAACTTGATTATCGTGACTTCCTTCCCCTATCACCTTGTTGCAAGGCCGCGATTCGTCCGCACATCGTGTGGTTCGGAGAAATTCCGTTTCACATGACGAAGATTAATAACCTTCTAACTGATGCAGATCTTTTCGTGAGTATTGGAACCAGTGGACAGGTTTATCCAGCGGCGGGATTTTTACAAATTGCAAAGATGAGTGGAGCAACGACGGTTTGTATTAACAAAGAAGAGATTCCTCAAAGTCAGTGGATCGACCACTTCATTCAAGGTCATGCTTCTGTAGAAGTTCCGAAATTCTTTGAGTCACTAACCTGAAATATTAAATTTTGAAAGTTGATCGTGGGCCAAATACTTAGCTCGAGTGCGCGCTTTTGATAAGTCCGTGGGTCGGTAGGCCGGCATCTCTACTTCAACCGAATCACCAACATACTTCTTGGTCCATACGTTCATAATTTTGATCGACACATAATAAGTGTGAGAATGTGACTTATATCCATAGACCTCTAGGGCCACAAACTGTCCCTTTGGTGAAACACCCAGGGTATCAATCATCTGGTGTTCACGGGCAAAGGCCGAGACAGAAAGAGTAAATAAACTGATAATCAGTAGTTTCGATAGGTTTTGCATATGCCTCATATAAAGCAAGGCCTGGGCCAAGTTTCCTAACCACAAATCAGGAGTTAGGAGCCCCAAAATGTCTCAATTCTGGTGACTGTCAAAAGTTTATACAGCTTGGGACTGACTTCAAGAATGAATGGGAGGAAGGGATTGGATGGCAATCCCTATGGAATAGAATTGAAAGAAAATGTGTTTGGGTCAACTGCCTATGGGAGGAAAAGCAGGGTCTCTTTTACTCCGGGATATCCGTCAGAAAACCATTTCCACCAACTAAGAATCATCAGGAGATGCCCTACAAAGATGAAAAAGTGACTCCACATTTCGACTCGATCAGAGTGACCTTGAATGTATCTTCTCCAATGAAGGGCCTCATCAACCACACTATAGAAAATAGAAAGCGCAATCATCACCAGAGATGGAATCGCAAAAAAGTCAGGAAACGAATAGGCCAGACATAGTAAAAGGCAGCTACTGATTCCTGCAAAGATCGTAATGTGATGAACCAGCGCCTCACCTTTTTGAAGTTCTTCCTTATAGACCGTTCTGTGTCCGATGGTATCGAAAGCAATGGCACCCACAAAAATGAAAGTCCCAAGTGGAACATTCCAAACATATGTAGGAAAAGTTACACCATTGGTATAACCCAAAAGTACAAACCCCAATGTGGCAAACAGAAGACCCGACATGAGTCCTACCCAGGCAATATAAGTAATCCAGTCTGAGCGGTCGAACATCTTCACCCGCGACACATAGATAGTGGCATCTTTAATAAACGTATTGTTACTCACTTGAGTCTCCAAATAATATCGATGTAATCAAGCTCTCTGCGCTTAAACATTCGCTCTGGAAGCAAGCGAAGAATATCAAAAGTACCTTTTAGAATGAGTACTATCTTTCGTCCTTTAGACACGTAAGCTCTTGTTGAAAGTGCACTCTCACCTTGGCGAAGAATGTTTCTTCCGATCTCACGATAAAAATAAGCTGCAATTAAAATGGTATAGGCCGAACGTAAGGGAAGATGCTCAATTCCAGCAAGACCAGAATTGTAATACTTCTCTGCTTCGGCCAGCAATCGCTTCACCACTAAAAAGAGCTTAGAGCGATTCTCGCTCCTCATATAATTTTCTTTAGTCAGGCCCACTTGTTGTAACCACTCAAGAGGAAGATAGAGTCGCCCTCGCTCATGATCTTCTTGCACGTCTCGGGCAATATTTGTCATCTGCATAGCAAGACCTAAATGGGCAGCCTCTTTTAGCGCCCTTTTATCGTAAAGCCCCATC
Encoded here:
- the asnB gene encoding asparagine synthase B, which translates into the protein MCGLLAYSGDVHQLPDFETTFNQLRHRGPDDTEIVKASNNEASMCFHRLAIMDPTQKGHQPFVDDNNGNIAICNGEIYNYETLKRDYEAIYKFKSHSDCEVLVPMFNNLGIEKMCQHLDAEFALVIWDNKKKKLVAGRDPIGIRPLFYGYSAEGKIMFASEIKVIAPFCEKVESFPPGYYYDGEKFVQYRDLTTVVHYAPKNLDQHLKDIREKLVEGVRKRLVADVPVGFLLSGGLDSSLVCGIAQDLMKKPITTFSVGLDHNPIDIHYAKIVADFLKTNHHEVYFNKQDTLGVLDKLIWYLETWDITTIRASIGMYLVCKYIREKTPIKVVLTGEISDELFGYKYTDFAPSPEAFQKEAKKRVDELHMYDVLRADRSIASNSLEARVPFGDLDFVKTVMEIHPEFKMNTTGMGKWLLRKAFDGTNFIPDEILWREKAAFSDAVGHSMVDYLKEAAEAKYTEEQVAQAREKYPHGTPFTKESLMYREIYEKHFAGTAHHVKDFWMPNKEWNNCNVNDPSARVLPNYGKSGV
- a CDS encoding M14 family zinc carboxypeptidase, translating into MKAKDTLPELFEVEYLAEQYRDILHVEKLAEVNGARFQFPVYGFSLGNQDPKAPVFGLFGGVHGLERIGTHVLLSFLKTLLFRMSWETEWQEFFKHCRLVTIPIINPLGMALTRRGNGNNVDLMRNSPLNATGKLIPLVSGQTYTNLLPWYRGDLSHPEKETLAVQEFCRKHFFQSQRVITLDLHSGFGLRDRLWYPWSTSSTPFPLEPEVLKLKRLLEQTYPYHVYTVEHQSLNYSNHGDLWDWIYQDYASQNPNGKFLPLTLEMGSWLWVKKNPWQFFSWQGLFNPVKKHRYARTMRRHNHLLELLLKASLHHETWSV
- a CDS encoding SIR2 family NAD-dependent protein deacylase, whose amino-acid sequence is MKLGPFKKIVILTGAGISAESGINTFRDSNGLWEQHRMEDVATPEAFKRDPQLVWRFYSMRRIQAAQAHPNRAHEALVKFAKTPGQEIHLITQNVDDLHHRADPTDHLPPLCMHGSLNQSRCMNCGTIYFDDHAYFDLKGDYAPQGTILCSSSQKASVDYLHHYKLDYRDFLPLSPCCKAAIRPHIVWFGEIPFHMTKINNLLTDADLFVSIGTSGQVYPAAGFLQIAKMSGATTVCINKEEIPQSQWIDHFIQGHASVEVPKFFESLT
- a CDS encoding phytoene/squalene synthase family protein, whose amino-acid sequence is MVDAVTNEAHAVMAKGSKSFYLASRFFPTDLMNGASLIYFWCRHCDDVLDDGKDGSSLEELKTLTDKIWNSAYEVLPVPFEALRKAANKFQIPSFYAMELLEGMAMDERNERYETISELKLYCYRVASTVGLMMSHVMGLYDKRALKEAAHLGLAMQMTNIARDVQEDHERGRLYLPLEWLQQVGLTKENYMRSENRSKLFLVVKRLLAEAEKYYNSGLAGIEHLPLRSAYTILIAAYFYREIGRNILRQGESALSTRAYVSKGRKIVLILKGTFDILRLLPERMFKRRELDYIDIIWRLK